From a region of the Rhipicephalus microplus isolate Deutch F79 chromosome X, USDA_Rmic, whole genome shotgun sequence genome:
- the LOC119165340 gene encoding uncharacterized protein LOC119165340, translating into MARLGKLDEFDEKDQNFESYLERFEHFVTANDIREEKKLAVFLSVIGPRTYEVLKSLVVPAVPGDKSFEEVTVLLKKHYSPQCSVIAERCKFNKRAQEEQESVEDFIVALKQLARKCDFGQFLQDALRDKIVAGIRREETQLALFAEEDLTFEKACKIAQDREQAARQTALLHAEGKEAAFYAMAIRGKGSEKKSKLRKLKEAKRVCERCGKAHAASVFWYKNVQCHSCSQIGHLQKMCPSNRKNSRLQTWWTALIVTLN; encoded by the coding sequence ATGGCGCGACTAGGCAAGCTAGACGAGTTCGACGAGAAGGATCAGAATTTTGAATCCTATCTGGAGCGTTTTGAGCACTTCGTCACCGCAAATGACATCAGAGAGGAAAAGAAGCTGGCAGTATTCTTGAGTGTGATAGGACCACGAACGTACGAGGTGCTCAAAAGTTTGGTAGTACCCGCTGTTCCTGGGGACAAGTCCTTTGAAGAGGTCACAGTGCTGTTGAAGAAACACTATAGCCCACAGTGCTCGGTCATTGCCGAACGTTGCAAATTTAACAAGCGAGCACAAGAAGAGCAGGAAAGCGTCGAGGACTTCATAGTGGCCTTAAAACAGTTAGCAAGGAAGTGCGATTTCGGTCAGTTTTTGCAAGACGCGCTGCGAGACAAAATAGTGGCAGGCATAAGACGCGAGGAAACGCAACTCGCCCTATTTGCTGAAGAAGATTTAACCTTCGAAAAGGCGTGCAAGATAGCCCAGGACCGAGAGCAGGCTGCGCGACAGACAGCGTTACTTCATGCAGAAGGCAAGGAAGCGGCTTTTTATGCAATGGCGATAAGAGGAAAAGGAAGCGAAAAGAAATCGAAGCTTCGGAAGCTCAAGGAAGCCAAGCGAGTTTGCGAAAGATGTGGCAAGGCGCATGCGGCTAGTGTTTTCTGGTATAAGAACGTCCAGTGTCACAGCTGTTCTCAAATCGGTCATCTACAGAAGATGTGTCCAAGTAATCGCAAGAACTCAAGACTGCAAACGTGGTGGACTGCTCTGATAGTGACTCTGAATTAG